The Theileria orientalis strain Shintoku DNA, chromosome 2, complete genome genome has a window encoding:
- a CDS encoding predicted protein, with translation MAIRAQYENSNEVGVFSTLTNSYALVSLGSSTNFSSLFEAELTPHIPVVHTTIGGTRVIGRVSVGNKRGLLVSSICTDKELRHLRNSLPDSVEIRRIDERLSALGNCISANDYVGLIHVDMDKETEEIVEDVLGIEVFRASIAGDVLIGSYTRFQNKGGLVHVKTTTSEMQELSQLLQIPLTSGTINRGSDIIGAGIVVNDWVAFCGMSTTATEIATVEKIFKLARPSDLNTSMIDSYSLRNALIDTLI, from the exons atGGCCATAA gGGCTCAGTACGAGAACAGCAATGAAGTTGGAGTTTTTTCTACTTTAACAAATTCATATGCACTCGTCTCACTTGGATCTTCTACCAACTTTTCGAGTTTGTTTGAAGCGGAATTGACTCCGCATATCCCAGTTGTTCATACAACAATTGGTGGAACCAGAGTTATCGGTCGCGTTTCCGTCG GTAATAAACGGGGTCTTTTAGTATCTTCTATTTGTACGGACAAAGAATTACGTCATTTAAGAAATTCTTTACCGGATTCTGTAGAAATACGTAGAATTGACGAACGTTTATCAGCTTTAGGAAACTGCATTTCAGCAAACGACTATGTCGGATTAATTCATGTGGATATGGATAAAGAAACTGAGGAAATAGTGGAAGATGTATTAGGAATTGAGGTTTTTAGGGCTTCCATAGCCGGGGATGTGTTAATTGGAAGTTACACGAGATTCCAGAATAAGGGTGGTCTCGTTCATGTTAAAACAACAACTTCTGAAATGCAAGAGTTGTCACAGCTCTTACAAATACCCTTGACCTCAGGAACTATTAACAGAGGGTCCGATATAATAGGAGCAG GTATTGTCGTAAACGATTGGGTGGCCTTTTGTGGAATGTCGACCACAGCCACGGAAATCGCAACCGTTGAGAAGATTTTTAAGCTCGCGCGCCCCTCGGATTTAAACACGTCGATGATCGACTCATACAGTTTAAGGAACGCGCTCATAGACACCCTAATATAA
- a CDS encoding apurinic/apyrimidinic endonuclease has protein sequence MLLNVANSIGNLTRYSPFCFVNKKLLQIPQDYGYESLIMVKKQPDSPDSKSKLVKTEVKKTSKAETSKSAKKTKKADAKSLVQTKIEFSSSSPTKWAVLPPYDPNLDVKTEFQKLVNLRNKSHIYVGAHVSASGGPDVSVVNSFNVLGQSFALFLKNQRSWNFKPLSPEWIAKFKKNLETFAYDPRFILPHASYLINVANPDANKRKKAFENFLDDIKRCEKLGIQLYNFHPGSTCGLCEKEEGIMHISDCINEALHLSSGVTIVLENAAGQNNVIGSKFEDLRDIINQVKDKTRVGVCLDTCHLFAAGFDIRTHEKFEAVMKSFDDIVGLKYLKAVHLNDSKSDLGSGLDRHENIGKGKLTKETFEFIMNSGYFKEIPIILETPTKEGDESVYRQEIQLMYSLYKG, from the exons atgttactGAACGTCGCCAATTCTATAGGGAATTTAACTAGATATTCGCCCTTTTGTTTTGTCAATAAAAAGCTATTGCAGATTCCTCAAGATTACGGTTACGAAAGCCTAATAATG GTTAAGAAGCAACCGGATTCTCCTGATTCAAAATCGAAGTTGGTGAAGACTGAAGTCAAGAAAACGAGCAAGGCAGAAACCTCCAAATCGGCCAAGAAAACCAAGAAAGCTGACGCGAAGAGCCTCGTTCAGACGAAAATTGAGTTTTCCAGTTCTTCCCCTACCAAATGGGCAGTTTTACCACCCTATG ACCCAAATCTGGATGTCAAAACTGAGTTCCAAAAGCTTGTTAACCTGAGGAACAAGTCACACATTTACGTCGGCGCACACGTCTCGGCCTCAGGAGGCCCGGACGTCTCGGTTGTTAATTCGTTCAATGTCCTAG GTCAATCCTTTGCCTTGTTTCTGAAGAATCAGAGGTCGTGGAACTTTAAACCACTG AGTCCGGAGTGGATTGCAAAGTTTAAGAAAAACTTGGAAACGTTTGCATACGATCCgagatttattttacctcACGCTTCTTACTTGATAAATGTAGCAAATCCAG atGCAAACAAGCGTAAGAAAGCATTCGAAAACTTTTTGGACGATATAAAACGCTGCGAAAAATTGGGAATCCAACTCTACAACTTTCACCCAG GATCAACATGTGGGCTGTgtgaaaaggaagaaggaaTTATGCACATATCA GACTGCATTAACGAGGCCTTGCATCTGTCCTCCGGAGTTACCATTGTGCTTGAAAATGCAGCCGGCCAGAACAACGTAATTGGATCAAAGTTTGAAGATTTAAGGGATATAATCAATCAAGtaaaagataaaacaagg GTCGGAGTCTGCCTGGACACGTGCCACTTATTCGCAGCCG GATTTGACATTAGGACCCACGAGAAGTTTGAGGCAGTTATGAAGAGCTTTGATGATATAGTCGGActgaagtacctgaaggcAGTTCACCTCAACGACTCGAAAAGTGACCTGGGAAGCGGACTGGACCGCCACGAGAACATTGGAAAGGGgaagctgacgaaggaAACGTTCGAGTTTATCATGAACAGCGGATACTTTAAGGAAATTCCCATTATCCTGGAAACTCCGACCAAGGAGGGCGACGAGTCCGTCTATAGGCAGGAAATACAGCTGATGTATAGCCTGTATAAGGGCTAA
- a CDS encoding uncharacterized protein (protein of unknown function DUF529 repeat containing protein) yields MMFCHVHAAAEEIEIEDGSSVEGSHVEYVVLNLDNTSTTNQFVYKKHGANGNFYTAKGDCRFSKITSAGQIVWEATKNEFPNRVYYDPSQQKPLLQLIYSDEEFKLPQTQQRAQPAKVSQVAQVKKDPQGKAYVQIPMPKSGDDRGSVRSVASRPFAPTAKIAVPVAASHQYAEFKMPKTDNEDKGFVERKMPKTDDEGSTVQKPKIKATAVAATRASAIAASTKTTHAYVQMPLPKSGDEKSTVKPNRVTADIGAPVVSQDLGYVQMPMPKTDNEGDNVSTLGVSKKHIVKVETVHTPVKVAKPVAAASVVAHSQPIRSGVEDGQSFLEFGIPRTDNEGAGPVEGHDFLEFKLMSSGPEHGKAEAVAQATLPKRKAIVNAKYQDHAMPASTEAESDLDIENDPEIQFMLKLIEDLKQKIAALRQTLAEMDARDALNPQAQGL; encoded by the coding sequence gTTTTGTCACGTTCACGCTGCGGCGGAAGAGATTGAAATTGAGGATGGTTCATCAGTAGAAGGGTCTCATGTAGAGTATGTTGTGCTTAATCTTGATAATACAAGTACAACCAAccaatttgtttataaaaagCATGGAGCCAATGGCAACTTTTATACAGCTAAGGGTGACTGTCGATTTAGTAAGATTACAAGCGCCGGCCAAATAGTATGGGAGGCAACTAAGAATGAGTTTCCTAATAGAGTGTATTACGATCCTTCTCAACAAAAGCCTCTACttcaattaatttattctgATGAAGAGTTTAAGCTACCTCAAACTCAACAGAGAGCACAACCAGCTAAAGTTTCACAAGTAGCACAGGTTAAGAAAGATCCGCAGGGCAAAGCGTATGTTCAGATCCCTATGCCTAAAAGCGGTGATGATCGCGGTTCCGTTAGATCAGTAGCTTCAAGGCCATTTGCACCCACAGCCAAGATCGCCGTCCCAGTGGCTGCCTCTCACCAGTATGCTGAGTTTAAAATGCCTAAAACTGATAATGAAGATAAAGGATTTGTGGAACGTAAAATGCCTAAAACTGATGATGAGGGTTCCACTGTTCAAAAACCAAAGATCAAAGCCACAGCGGTAGCTGCAACACGTGCCTCGGCTATAGCCGCTTCCACCAAAACGACTCACGCTTATGTCCAGATGCCATTACCAAAGTCTGGTGATGAAAAGTCAACAGTTAAGCCAAACAGGGTAACAGCCGATATAGGTGCTCCTGTGGTTTCTCAAGATCTTGGGTATGTGCAGATGCCCATGCCAAAAACTGATAACGAGGGCGATAACGTATCTACCCTCGGTGTATCCAAGAAGCACATTGTTAAAGTTGAAACGGTGCACACGCCCGTAAAGGTTGCTAAACCAGTTGCTGCAGCGAGCGTTGTTGCTCATTCTCAACCAATAAGGTCGGGTGTTGAAGATGGCCAGAGTTTCCTTGAGTTTGGCATACCTCGCACTGATAATGAGGGAGCTGGACCCGTAGAGGGCCACGACTTCCTTGAATTCAAGTTGATGTCTTCGGGGCCAGAGCATGGTAAAGCTGAGGCTGTTGCACAAGCCACCTTGCCCAAGCGCAAAGCCATTGTCAATGCTAAATACCAGGATCACGCTATGCCTGCATCAACTGAGGCTGAATCAGATCTGGATATCGAGAACGATCCAGAAATTCAGTTTATGCTGAAATTAATCGAAGACTTGAAACAAAAAATCGCTGCTTTGAGGCAGACGTTAGCTGAGATGGACGCAAGGGATGCATTAAATCCCCAGGCTCAAGGACTCTGA